The sequence TGATGTTTGGTCTTCACAATGGTGTTGCTCCTTTAGGGGTGATGCAAATGGCAGAGCTTGGTTATGATAGTATTTTTGGGCCAGGCTGTGTTTGCTCAAATATTGCTCAAGCAACGGCTTCTGCAGTAGTTGCATTTAGAACAAAAGATAAAAAATTGAAGCAACTAGCAGTATCGGGTTCAATTACTGCATACATGGGGATTACTGAACCAACATTATATGGTGTGAATTTACCTAAAAAATACCCATTGATTGCGGCTATGATTGGTGGTGGAGCGGGTGGTTTATATGCTGGATTAACGAATACACATCGCTTTGCAACAGGGTCATCTGGTTTACCTGCAATTTTACTTTATATTGGTGATAATTCGATGGCTTTTTTCTGGAATATTGTGATTGCTTTGATCATTTCAGCAGTCGTATCAGCCGTATTAACCTATGTGTTAAGTTTTAAATTTGAAAAAGAAGTAACACTACCATCAGTTAAAGAAGTTATTTTAGAGGATACAACAATTGCTAATCCTATTAAAGGGAATGTCATGCCCTTGAGTGAAGTACAAGATGGCGCTTTTGCATCGGGGGCTCTTGGTAAGGGGTTTGCTATTGAACCAATAGAAGGGAAAGTAATTGCACCATTTAATGGGAAAATTGCGGCTATTTTTCCAACAAAACATGCAATTGGACTTGTGTCGGATACTGGAATAGAACTGTTGATTCATGTAGGTTTAAATACTGTAGAGTTAAAAGGTCAATATTTTGATACTTTGGTAGAATCGGGACAAACAGTAAAAAAAGGGCAGGTAATCCTAAATTTTGATTTGGAAAAAATAAGAGAAGCTGGCTATGAAACGCAAGTGCCAGTTGTGATAACCAATACCCCTCAATACTCTTCAATTGAATTAATAACTAAAGGACAATTAGCAAATAGTGAAGAAGTATTAATCGTTAAAGTGTAAAGATAATAGAATAATCATCTAAATGGATAATAATTAAGATTAATAGTTTTGAAAAAAGAATAGGAGCTGTAAATATATGACTTTAGATAAACATTTCTTATGGGGTGGGGCAACAGCTGCAAATCAAGCAGAAGGTGGTGTATTAGAAGGTGGCAGAAAGCT is a genomic window of Enterococcus haemoperoxidus ATCC BAA-382 containing:
- a CDS encoding beta-glucoside-specific PTS transporter subunit IIABC; the protein is MSKKYEQLAQDIIETLGGKENIADAYHCQTRLRFKLVDEQKVDKDGLGELEGVATYLVNAGVHQVVIGTHVKDVFEEIEKKVDITAENEPSSEKKGIFNSIIEFVAGTFQPIIPALSGAGMVKAVLALLVVFKVVSVESQTYYLLNLFADGVFFFLPMILAFTVAQKLRCNPILAASVAAMMMHPNWGVLVTAGEPVKFFDLIPFTLATYTGSVIPILLIIFVQSYVEKFLNRVIPKSVELVFVPMLTFLIMGTLAFSVLGPIGSIIGGYLAAFFTFLSVNASWVPAVLIGGFLPIMVMFGLHNGVAPLGVMQMAELGYDSIFGPGCVCSNIAQATASAVVAFRTKDKKLKQLAVSGSITAYMGITEPTLYGVNLPKKYPLIAAMIGGGAGGLYAGLTNTHRFATGSSGLPAILLYIGDNSMAFFWNIVIALIISAVVSAVLTYVLSFKFEKEVTLPSVKEVILEDTTIANPIKGNVMPLSEVQDGAFASGALGKGFAIEPIEGKVIAPFNGKIAAIFPTKHAIGLVSDTGIELLIHVGLNTVELKGQYFDTLVESGQTVKKGQVILNFDLEKIREAGYETQVPVVITNTPQYSSIELITKGQLANSEEVLIVKV